Within the Syntrophorhabdaceae bacterium genome, the region GCGCCCCTTTTGCCGAGCCTCACCGCAAGGGTGCGCTTTCCCGCCGCCTGATCGGTTTTCATGTCAGGCAGGCTCTGATAGTAGAGAATAAGCGCTACCATAAGTCCTACCGGGATCGAGACACAAAGGGGTATCACATCGGGGCCTCCCGTGATAACCCAGTATGTGCCCACGACCATGATGGGTCCCATATTGATTGCCACGAAGAGCTCGCCAAGTCCTGAGTAGCCGTATCGGACAGGTGGCGCCGTGTAGAAATAGCTGCTTGCGGCTGCGAAAAGGATGGGCACGGCGAGAAGATACAATTTGAAAGAGAAGACAATGAAGAATGCAATGGCAAAGGCGAGTATATAGAGGATTATGATCACCCGCAGCATAGTCCCGGGCGTGATTTTTCCCTGCTGGATCACCCGTGATCCGCCGATGGCCTCTCCCGAGTCGGTGCCCACAAGGTGGTCGAAATAGTCATTGGCCAGGTTTGTCAAAAGATGCACCATGAGGGAGCCGAGAAAAACGAGGAGAAATCGCCAGGGCCTCACCATGCCATGATATTTGATAGCGAGCGCCCATCCGATGAAAAGCGGGATAAAAGTGGCCACGTAGAAAGGCAAACGGCTCGCCTGAAGCCACGCCCTCAAC harbors:
- the menA gene encoding 1,4-dihydroxy-2-naphthoate octaprenyltransferase → MKTFFASGKLRAWLQASRLPFYVATFIPLFIGWALAIKYHGMVRPWRFLLVFLGSLMVHLLTNLANDYFDHLVGTDSGEAIGGSRVIQQGKITPGTMLRVIIILYILAFAIAFFIVFSFKLYLLAVPILFAAASSYFYTAPPVRYGYSGLGELFVAINMGPIMVVGTYWVITGGPDVIPLCVSIPVGLMVALILYYQSLPDMKTDQAAGKRTLAVRLGKRGAFKGLVLFFVLIYLSIVMLMVFGLLSWYSLAFSLSVPLAVKLIGIAHKTDEWVLLDRYGKYVRIAYFINGLAIIAGLL